Proteins co-encoded in one Deltaproteobacteria bacterium genomic window:
- the glpX gene encoding class II fructose-bisphosphatase: MTAHKQTAPETTGETLSREFLRVCEEAAIDAARTMGQGDRRLSDHVAVEAMRKTMDSLPMRGTVVIGEGERDEAPMLYIGEKVGRGRPDDLEVDIAVDPLEGTNLCATGAPGAIAVLAASNRGGLLHAPDCYMEKIVVGPGARNVIDLDAPVEDNLKAIARALGRGVRDLVVIVLDRARHEKLIADIRHAGARIKLISDGDLSAGITAAIRRTNVHAVMGIGGAPEGVLTAAALRCLNGGMRARLVPTKPGQEERMRRMGITDVKRVYTEQELAPGPDILFVATGVTDGTLMRGVRYFGGGIRTSSVLMANVRRMIRFVDTVHVGDGEDTVIEF, encoded by the coding sequence GTGACGGCGCACAAGCAGACGGCCCCGGAGACGACCGGCGAGACGCTCTCGCGCGAGTTCCTGCGCGTATGCGAGGAGGCGGCGATCGACGCGGCGCGCACGATGGGGCAGGGCGACCGCCGCCTCTCCGACCACGTCGCCGTCGAGGCGATGCGGAAGACGATGGACAGCCTGCCCATGCGCGGCACGGTGGTGATCGGCGAGGGTGAGCGCGACGAGGCGCCGATGCTCTACATCGGGGAGAAGGTCGGGCGGGGCAGGCCCGACGACCTCGAGGTCGACATCGCCGTCGACCCGCTCGAGGGCACGAACCTCTGCGCCACCGGGGCCCCGGGGGCGATTGCGGTCCTCGCGGCCTCGAACCGGGGCGGCCTCCTGCACGCGCCCGACTGCTACATGGAGAAGATCGTGGTGGGGCCCGGCGCGCGCAACGTCATCGATCTCGATGCCCCGGTGGAGGACAACCTGAAGGCGATCGCGCGCGCGCTCGGCCGCGGGGTGCGCGACCTGGTGGTCATCGTGCTCGACCGGGCGCGGCACGAGAAGCTGATCGCCGACATCCGACACGCCGGCGCGCGCATCAAGCTGATCAGCGACGGCGACCTGTCAGCCGGGATCACGGCCGCCATCCGTCGCACCAACGTCCACGCCGTCATGGGGATCGGCGGCGCGCCCGAGGGCGTGCTGACGGCCGCGGCGCTCCGCTGCCTCAACGGCGGCATGCGGGCCCGGCTCGTCCCGACCAAGCCCGGCCAGGAGGAGCGGATGCGGCGCATGGGCATCACCGACGTGAAGCGCGTCTACACGGAGCAGGAGCTGGCCCCCGGGCCCGACATCCTCTTCGTCGCCACCGGCGTCACCGACGGCACGCTCATGCGGGGCGTGCGGTACTTCGGCGGCGGCATCCGGACGAGCTCCGTCCTGATGGCGAACGTCCGGCGCATGATCCGCTTCGTCGACACCGTCCACGTGGGCGACGGGGAGGACACGGTCATCGAGTTCTGA
- a CDS encoding tRNA (cytidine(34)-2'-O)-methyltransferase gives MRRRVPAARPCCPSAGGASGLPPPEPVHVVLVAPEIPQNTGSIGRLCVASGATLHLIEPLGFLITDRHLRRAGLDYWPHVDLVRHRSWEAFAAARPPGRLLCFSARAARSYTTVRYRDDDLLVFGGESRGLPPAIRAAHAHTTFGIPIASEHVRSLNLATAVAVVLYEALRQLGKV, from the coding sequence ATGCGGAGACGGGTCCCGGCGGCGAGGCCGTGCTGCCCGTCGGCGGGCGGCGCATCCGGCTTGCCGCCGCCTGAGCCCGTGCACGTCGTCCTCGTCGCGCCCGAGATCCCGCAGAACACCGGCTCGATCGGCCGGCTCTGCGTGGCGTCCGGCGCGACGCTCCACCTGATCGAGCCGCTCGGCTTCCTGATCACCGACCGTCACCTGCGCCGCGCCGGGCTCGACTACTGGCCGCACGTCGACCTCGTGCGCCACCGGAGCTGGGAAGCCTTCGCGGCCGCGCGCCCGCCGGGACGCCTCCTCTGCTTCTCGGCCCGCGCCGCCCGCTCGTACACCACGGTGCGCTACCGGGACGACGACCTGCTGGTCTTCGGCGGCGAGAGCCGCGGGCTGCCGCCCGCCATCCGCGCTGCCCATGCGCACACCACGTTCGGCATCCCGATCGCCAGCGAGCACGTCCGGAGCCTGAACCTCGCGACGGCGGTAGCCGTCGTCCTCTACGAGGCGCTCCGCCAGCTCGGCAAGGTCTGA
- a CDS encoding BrnT family toxin, whose product MTHPRLPEWSASGAAWHQVTQAECEQIFGNLPLLVSVATGTGSGEPRYFALGRTDGVRELAVVFTVRGKRVRVISARPMSRRERKEYAHAQVAPTPEEADS is encoded by the coding sequence CTGACGCATCCGCGACTCCCCGAATGGAGCGCGTCGGGCGCCGCTTGGCATCAGGTTACACAGGCCGAGTGCGAGCAGATCTTCGGCAACCTGCCGCTCCTGGTATCGGTCGCCACCGGGACGGGGAGCGGCGAGCCCCGCTACTTCGCACTCGGCCGCACGGACGGTGTGAGGGAACTCGCCGTCGTCTTCACGGTGAGAGGTAAGAGGGTTCGCGTCATTTCAGCTCGTCCGATGAGTCGACGCGAACGGAAGGAGTATGCACATGCGCAAGTCGCGCCGACGCCAGAGGAAGCCGATTCCTAG
- a CDS encoding class I fructose-bisphosphate aldolase produces MNERVHEILGWYGSDCPGTRSNLARLLNHGRLAGTGRLVILPVDQGFEHGPARSFAPNPAGYDPRYHFELAIGAGCNAYAAPLGFLEAGAAEFAGEIPLILKLNNSDGLSTGEPCPAITGSVDDALRLGCAAIGFTIYPGSSLRNTMYEEIRALGEEAKRKGLAVVVWSYPRGSGLSKEGETAIDVVAYAAQIACQLGAHVVKVKLPAAHIEQAAAKKVYDKERIPIATLAERVRHVVQSSFNGRRIVIFSGGEAKDTASILDEVRGIRDGGGFGSIIGRNSFQRPRKEAVEFLQTVMDIYAGKTK; encoded by the coding sequence ATGAACGAGCGAGTCCACGAGATTCTCGGCTGGTACGGGAGCGATTGTCCCGGCACGCGCAGCAACCTGGCGCGGCTGCTGAACCACGGGCGCCTCGCTGGCACGGGTCGCCTGGTCATCCTCCCCGTGGACCAGGGCTTCGAGCACGGGCCGGCGCGCTCCTTTGCCCCCAACCCGGCGGGCTACGACCCGCGCTATCACTTCGAGCTGGCGATCGGTGCGGGGTGCAACGCCTACGCGGCGCCGCTCGGCTTCCTCGAGGCGGGCGCGGCGGAGTTCGCGGGCGAGATCCCGCTGATCCTGAAGCTCAACAACTCCGACGGCCTCTCGACCGGCGAGCCGTGCCCGGCGATCACGGGCAGCGTCGACGACGCGCTCCGGCTCGGCTGCGCCGCCATCGGCTTCACGATCTACCCGGGGTCGAGCCTGCGCAACACGATGTACGAGGAGATCCGCGCGCTCGGCGAGGAGGCCAAGCGGAAGGGGCTCGCGGTGGTGGTGTGGTCGTACCCGCGCGGCTCCGGGCTCTCCAAGGAGGGCGAGACCGCGATCGACGTCGTCGCCTACGCGGCGCAGATCGCCTGCCAGCTCGGCGCGCACGTCGTCAAGGTGAAGCTGCCGGCGGCGCACATCGAGCAGGCGGCGGCCAAGAAGGTCTACGACAAGGAGCGCATCCCGATCGCGACGCTCGCCGAGCGGGTGCGGCACGTGGTGCAGAGCTCCTTCAACGGCCGGCGCATCGTGATCTTCTCCGGCGGGGAGGCGAAGGACACCGCCTCGATCCTCGACGAGGTCCGGGGCATCCGGGACGGCGGCGGCTTCGGATCGATCATCGGGCGCAACTCCTTCCAGCGGCCGCGCAAGGAGGCGGTCGAGTTCCTCCAGACGGTCATGGACATCTACGCGGGGAAGACCAAGTGA
- a CDS encoding Ppx/GppA family phosphatase → MTASVLIHDRGNCEGPVTVPRRSFHMTSHRQGGIMPAVRLAAIDVGSNSLHMLVADVSPDGRIQVVDRLKEMVRLGRRAFTSGKLDREAAELALRTLKTFERLARARHVERLGAVATSAVREARNGAAFVRLLRRETGIPVRIISGPDEARLIFRAARHALGLDGGPHLLVDVGGGSVELVLVRDGRALWMRSLPLGVARLTERFLIDDPPRTGQVRQLEKHLRRELGEVLARVRRAGTLRAIGTSGTVNGLVAMACAARGEDVARLHGARARAAEIARLRQRILGAGAARRASLPGIDTKRVDLMPAAVVLLDLLLGQARIPELMACTWALREGLLLELAGLRSGPGDAASVRRRSVEALAERFAGPNAHGRQVARLALALFDATADELRLPPSAREPLEYAALLHDIGHAIDHGRHHRHSAYLIRTGELLGFEPLDIEMLALVARGHRKQLPSPSDPDVQVLPPPMRRRVRALAALLRVSDALDRTQFSVVRSIRTSHRGGRLLIEVDSGKDNAELELWAAQRRVDLLARLLDRPVLLRLRQRTTPEMPRAAIRA, encoded by the coding sequence ATGACAGCCAGCGTACTCATCCATGACCGCGGAAATTGTGAAGGCCCGGTTACGGTACCGAGAAGATCGTTTCACATGACTTCGCACCGGCAGGGGGGTATCATGCCCGCGGTGCGGCTGGCCGCGATCGACGTCGGCTCCAACTCCCTGCACATGCTCGTGGCCGACGTCAGCCCGGATGGGCGGATCCAGGTGGTCGATCGCCTGAAGGAGATGGTACGCCTCGGCCGCCGTGCCTTCACGAGCGGCAAGCTCGATCGCGAGGCGGCGGAGCTGGCCCTGCGCACGCTCAAGACCTTCGAGCGTCTGGCGCGCGCGCGGCACGTCGAGCGCCTCGGCGCGGTGGCGACAAGCGCGGTACGCGAAGCGCGGAACGGCGCCGCCTTCGTCCGCTTGCTCCGGCGGGAGACGGGCATCCCGGTTCGGATCATCTCGGGTCCGGACGAGGCGCGTCTCATCTTCCGCGCCGCCCGCCACGCCCTCGGTCTCGACGGCGGCCCCCACCTGCTGGTCGACGTGGGGGGCGGAAGCGTCGAGCTCGTGCTCGTCCGCGACGGGCGGGCACTCTGGATGCGGAGCCTGCCGCTCGGCGTGGCGCGGCTGACCGAACGCTTCCTCATCGACGATCCGCCCCGGACCGGGCAGGTCCGTCAGCTCGAGAAGCATCTCCGCCGGGAGCTCGGCGAGGTGCTGGCGCGGGTGCGCCGGGCGGGAACCCTGCGTGCCATCGGGACTTCCGGGACGGTCAACGGGCTGGTCGCGATGGCCTGTGCGGCGCGCGGCGAGGACGTGGCGCGCCTGCACGGGGCGCGCGCCAGGGCGGCGGAGATCGCGCGCCTGAGGCAGCGCATCCTTGGCGCGGGCGCGGCGCGGCGAGCGTCGCTCCCCGGGATCGACACCAAGCGGGTGGATCTCATGCCGGCCGCGGTCGTGCTGCTCGACCTGCTGCTGGGGCAGGCCCGCATCCCCGAGCTGATGGCCTGCACGTGGGCGTTGCGCGAAGGACTGCTGCTCGAGCTCGCTGGATTGCGCTCCGGTCCCGGCGACGCCGCCAGCGTGCGCCGTCGCTCCGTCGAGGCGCTGGCGGAACGCTTCGCAGGCCCGAACGCGCATGGCCGCCAGGTGGCCCGGCTCGCCCTCGCCCTCTTCGATGCCACCGCCGACGAGCTCCGGCTGCCGCCTTCGGCCCGCGAGCCGCTCGAGTACGCCGCGCTCCTGCACGACATCGGCCATGCGATCGACCACGGCCGCCACCATCGCCACTCCGCGTACCTCATCCGGACGGGCGAGCTGCTCGGCTTCGAGCCGCTCGACATCGAGATGCTCGCCCTGGTGGCGAGGGGCCATCGAAAGCAACTTCCGAGCCCGTCAGACCCGGACGTCCAGGTGCTGCCCCCTCCGATGCGGCGGCGGGTGCGTGCGCTGGCCGCCTTGCTTCGGGTTTCCGACGCACTGGACCGGACCCAGTTCAGTGTGGTTAGAAGCATACGCACCTCGCATCGGGGAGGCCGCCTGCTCATCGAGGTGGACTCCGGCAAAGACAACGCGGAACTCGAGCTATGGGCAGCACAGCGACGGGTGGATCTTCTCGCCCGGCTTCTCGACCGGCCGGTCCTCCTGCGGCTCCGGCAGCGGACCACGCCGGAGATGCCGCGCGCGGCGATTCGCGCCTGA
- a CDS encoding D-tyrosyl-tRNA(Tyr) deacylase, with protein sequence MRAIVQRVTEARVSVGGELVGGIGRGLCVLLGVGHEDTEADADALCRKIVGLRIFEDGAGRFARSLEDVGGELLVVSEFTLYGDCTKGRRPSFTGAAPPARAEALYERFVACARATRRPVATGRFQATMAVALVNDGPVTFVLDTAGGI encoded by the coding sequence GTGCGGGCCATCGTGCAACGCGTGACCGAGGCGCGGGTCTCGGTGGGCGGTGAGCTCGTCGGCGGCATCGGACGCGGGCTCTGCGTCCTCCTCGGGGTCGGACACGAGGACACCGAGGCGGACGCCGACGCGCTCTGTCGGAAGATCGTCGGCCTGCGCATCTTCGAGGACGGGGCGGGCCGCTTCGCCCGCTCGCTCGAGGACGTCGGCGGCGAGCTGCTCGTCGTCTCGGAGTTCACGCTCTACGGGGACTGCACGAAGGGGCGCCGCCCCTCGTTCACCGGCGCGGCGCCGCCCGCCCGCGCGGAGGCGCTCTACGAGCGCTTCGTCGCCTGCGCCCGCGCCACCCGCCGTCCGGTCGCCACCGGGCGTTTCCAGGCGACGATGGCCGTCGCGCTCGTCAACGACGGGCCCGTCACCTTCGTCCTCGACACCGCCGGGGGCATCTGA
- a CDS encoding DUF1285 domain-containing protein, protein MARGGFTAISSGKIKFGKDGRWYSDDELVPNRAIGRLFSRALQVLPDGRARLELGEDRADVIIEDTPWVVTAVEGGPQQGFTVVLNDETREPLDPATLRIGAENVLYCRVKGGAHEARWLRPAYYDLMRHAETGPGGEAVLPVGGRRIRLAAA, encoded by the coding sequence ATGGCGCGCGGCGGCTTCACCGCGATCAGCTCCGGGAAGATCAAGTTCGGCAAGGACGGCCGCTGGTACAGCGACGACGAGCTCGTCCCGAACCGCGCCATCGGCCGGCTCTTCAGCCGCGCCCTGCAGGTGCTGCCCGACGGGCGGGCGCGGCTCGAGCTGGGTGAAGACCGGGCCGACGTCATCATCGAGGACACGCCGTGGGTCGTGACCGCGGTCGAGGGCGGCCCGCAGCAGGGCTTCACCGTCGTGCTCAACGACGAGACCCGCGAGCCCCTCGACCCGGCGACGTTGCGCATCGGCGCCGAGAACGTCCTCTACTGCCGCGTGAAGGGCGGCGCCCACGAAGCCCGCTGGCTGCGGCCCGCGTACTACGACCTCATGCGCCATGCGGAGACGGGTCCCGGCGGCGAGGCCGTGCTGCCCGTCGGCGGGCGGCGCATCCGGCTTGCCGCCGCCTGA
- a CDS encoding MBL fold metallo-hydrolase, protein MRPHRLLVAAALAAACAAVPLPRHSVYHPSDADLSVTRIVHASLILEMRGTRVVVDPWFESGWMIRQQEPLGLTPDGLPSFAAVLVTHRHHDHFDPRALRRLAATVPEVIARPELHARLAHLGFQRVTDLGWWDRTRVGDIDVTAVPARHGVPENGYVLAAGGVTVYVAGDTRYFDELVDVATVFPALDAAVLPVGGLRLLGFPREMGPGDASRAAAVLGARRLIPMGYGEEGGFPLRWHALRPVERFIKACAERGIDRQRIVVLEPGESWHYYK, encoded by the coding sequence ATGCGGCCGCACCGCCTCCTCGTGGCGGCCGCGCTCGCCGCGGCCTGCGCCGCCGTCCCCCTCCCCCGCCACTCCGTCTACCATCCCTCGGATGCCGATCTCAGCGTGACGCGCATCGTGCACGCCTCCCTCATCCTCGAGATGCGCGGGACGCGAGTCGTCGTCGACCCGTGGTTCGAGTCGGGCTGGATGATCCGCCAGCAGGAGCCGCTCGGCCTGACGCCCGACGGCCTGCCGTCGTTCGCCGCGGTGCTCGTGACCCACCGCCACCACGACCACTTCGACCCCCGCGCGCTCCGCCGGCTCGCGGCGACCGTGCCCGAGGTGATCGCGCGCCCGGAGCTGCACGCGCGGCTCGCCCACCTGGGCTTCCAGCGGGTGACCGACCTCGGCTGGTGGGACCGGACGCGCGTCGGCGACATCGACGTGACCGCGGTCCCGGCGCGCCACGGCGTTCCCGAGAACGGCTACGTGCTCGCGGCCGGCGGCGTCACCGTCTACGTCGCCGGCGACACGCGCTACTTCGACGAGCTGGTCGACGTCGCGACGGTCTTCCCCGCGCTCGACGCCGCGGTTCTCCCGGTCGGCGGCCTCAGGCTCCTCGGCTTCCCGCGCGAGATGGGACCGGGCGACGCCTCACGCGCCGCCGCGGTACTCGGCGCCCGACGGCTCATCCCGATGGGCTACGGCGAGGAGGGCGGCTTTCCGCTCCGGTGGCACGCGCTCAGGCCCGTCGAGCGGTTCATCAAGGCGTGTGCCGAGCGCGGCATCGACCGGCAGCGGATCGTCGTACTCGAGCCCGGGGAGAGCTGGCACTACTACAAGTAG